One stretch of Clupea harengus chromosome 2, Ch_v2.0.2, whole genome shotgun sequence DNA includes these proteins:
- the c2h3orf38 gene encoding uncharacterized protein C3orf38 homolog, whose amino-acid sequence MSTLSKEDAIGCRKLLNLLSEYDLLALNDTVTNKMIAVGNTKEAIEAIITYSKNSEELLKRKKVQRDIIFKYLASEGVVIPTNSDKHQLVKATLEFWSSGKVSQKSHREKDSEVTGDGLSNVVTLGRQFCQWFFQLLNSQNPTFGQQPQDWGPQHFWDDVRLRLLASTENESKEEFLGAELVSLRLQALSRDESLLFSPNLEPPGLRTISTAHGLVVVAVAGTIHRGQACLGIFEQVFGLIRSPLNDNSWKMKCIDLKIRAKNSVKDQDELVSPALTYSSSELQLLCS is encoded by the exons ATGTCAACCTTGTCAAAAGAAGACGCCATCGGCTGTAGAAAGTTGTTGAATTTACTCTCAGAGTATGATTTGTTAGCACTTAACGACACGGTAACTAATAAGATGATTGCTGTTGGTAACACGAAAG AGGCAATTGAGGCCATTATAACGTACTCAAAGAACTCAGAGGAACTCTTGAAGCGAAAGAAAGTCCAACGCGACATCATATTTAAGTACCTAGCTAGCGAAGGTGTTGTTATCCCAACGAACAGTGACAAACATCAACTGGTGAAGGCGACTCTTGAGTTTTGGTCATCGGGCAAG GTTTCTCAGAAATCCCATCGTGAAAAGGACAGTGAGGTCACGGGTGATGGTCTATCTAATGTTGTTACATTGGGGAGGCAATTTTGTCAGTGGTTCTTCCAGCTCCTGAACAGTCAAAATCCCACTTTTGGGCAACAGCCACAAGATTGGGGACCCCAGCACTTCTGGGACGACGTAAGACTTCGCCTCCTGGCTAGCACGGAAAACGAGAGCAAGGAGGAGTTCCTGGGAGCTGAGCTGGTGAGCTTACGCCTTCAGGCGTTATCACGGGACGAAAGTCTCCTCTTCAGCCCCAACCTGGAGCCTCCTGGCCTGAGGACTATATCGACAGCGCATGGTTTGGTGGTAGTGGCAGTGGCAGGCACCATTCACAGGGGGCAAGCCTGTCTCGGTATTTTTGAGCAGGTCTTTGGCCTTATCCGTTCCCCACTGAACGACAACAGTTGGAAGATGAAATGTATTGACTTGAAAATAAGGGCAAAGAACTCTGTCAAAGACCAAGATGAGCTGGTCTCACCTGCACTGACTTATAGCTCAAGTGAACTACAGCTGCTCTGTAGCTGA
- the zgc:152951 gene encoding uncharacterized protein zgc:152951 isoform X1, whose translation MAETEGFIEGRVTVYSVIGCPHCLQAKSTLKKLGLPVCDVDINQQAALRDQVKKLTGRSTVPQIFFNNVHVGGNDDLQKLAPEELQRLVQMVREQPVPADAPPLPEEGSSDTTAESGEFVCERDAFADLVEEFKSSGVIGCHRKGLKMCRNSFTGLQLVDWLHSEKGMDRQKARELGQGLMDRKYFNAVAGKGGFEESSALFRLLEHDPNAALNTGEMAACSVLKASELSEILRNLILKLYADNLSSDGKSVDYKAMAQSSFFEQYCELAVQLQRVELGSLSREEKLAFFINVYNALVIHGNVRLGAPKNMWQRYRFFNYVSYLIGGEVFTLQDIENGVLRGNRKGVAQILKPFSKSDPRLQVALPDPEPLIHFALNCGAKGCPPIKTYTPQGIDSQLRTAAEAFLEDDDGCLVDPDKGEVKLSQIFKWYKVDFGGTDEKLLSWILKHMNDSPKKLNLQSLLSSGSIKVTFMPYDWSTNSRD comes from the exons ATGGCTGAGACCGAAGGATTTATAGAGGGACGTGTAACGGTGTACTCAGTGATTGGTTGTCCACACTGCCTCCAAGCCAAATCAACATTAAAGAAACTAGGATTGCCGGTGTGTGATGTGGACATAAATCAACAAGCAGCTCTGAGGGATCAGGTGAAGAAACTGACTGGCCGTAGCACAGTTCCTCAGATATTCTTCAACAACGTCCATGTGGGGGGTAATGACGACCTGCAAAAGCTG GCGCCAGAGGAGCTTCAGCGTTTGGTGCAAATGGTGAGAGAACAGCCAGTTCCAGCAGATGCACCTCCTTTACCTGAGGAGGGCAGTTCAGATACTACAGCGGAGAGTGGAG agtttgtgtgtgagagggatgcTTTTGCGGACTTGGTAGAGGAGTTCAAGTCCAGCGGGGTGATTGGCTGCCACAGGAAGGGCTTGAAAATGTGCAGGAACAGCTTCACAGGGCTGCAGCTGGTGGACTGGCTGCACTCAGAGAAGGGGATGG ACAGGCAAAAGGCACGTGAACTTGGACAGGGTTTAATGGACAGGAAGTACTTTAATGCTGTGGCGGGAAAGGGTGGTTTTGAAGAGAGTAGCGCCTTGTTCAGGTTGCTGGAACATGACCCCAACGCTGCACTCAACACAGGAGAAATGGCAGCATGCAGTGTCTTGAAGG CATCGGAACTCTCTGAGATCCTGAGGAACCTCATCCTGAAACTTTATGCAGACAACCTGTCCTCTGATGGCAAG TCTGTGGACTACAAGGCCATGGCCCAGAGCTCCTTCTTTGAGCAATACTGTGAGCTGGCGGTGCAGCTGCAGCGGGTGGAGCTGGGCTCCCTCAGCCGCGAGGAGAAGCTGGCCTTCTTCATCAATGTTTACAACGCACTCGTCATCCACGGAAATGTGCGCCTGGGCGCCCCCAAGAACATGTGGCAGCGCTACCGG TTCTTTAACTACGTGAGCTACCTCATTGGAGGCGAGGTGTTCACCCTTCAGGATATTGAGAATGGAGTGTTGCGAGGCAACAGGAAGGGCGTAGCACAGATCCTGAAGCCCTTCTCAAAGAGTGACCCCAGGCTCCAG GTGGCTCTTCCTGATCCTGAGCCTCTCATTCATTTTGCTCTGAACTGTGGTGCCAAAGGCTGTCCCCCAATCAAGACTTACACACCACAG GGAATAGATAGTCAGCTACGTACTGCAGCTGAAGCTTTCCTAGAGGATGATGATGGATGCCTTGTGGACCCTGACAAAGGAGAGGTGAAGCTCAGCCAGATCTTCAAATGGTACAAGGTAGACTTTGGAGGCACAGACGAGAAG CTGCTGTCCTGGATCTTAAAGCACATGAATGACTCGCCTAAAAAGCTGAACCTGCAAAGCCTGCTGTCATCTGGGTCTATCAAAGTGACATTCATGCCCTATGATTGGTCTACCAACAGCAGAGACTGA
- the zgc:152951 gene encoding uncharacterized protein zgc:152951 isoform X2, with amino-acid sequence MAETEGFIEGRVTVYSVIGCPHCLQAKSTLKKLGLPVCDVDINQQAALRDQVKKLTGRSTVPQIFFNNVHVGGNDDLQKLAPEELQRLVQMVREQPVPADAPPLPEEGSSDTTAESGEFVCERDAFADLVEEFKSSGVIGCHRKGLKMCRNSFTGLQLVDWLHSEKGMASELSEILRNLILKLYADNLSSDGKSVDYKAMAQSSFFEQYCELAVQLQRVELGSLSREEKLAFFINVYNALVIHGNVRLGAPKNMWQRYRFFNYVSYLIGGEVFTLQDIENGVLRGNRKGVAQILKPFSKSDPRLQVALPDPEPLIHFALNCGAKGCPPIKTYTPQGIDSQLRTAAEAFLEDDDGCLVDPDKGEVKLSQIFKWYKVDFGGTDEKLLSWILKHMNDSPKKLNLQSLLSSGSIKVTFMPYDWSTNSRD; translated from the exons ATGGCTGAGACCGAAGGATTTATAGAGGGACGTGTAACGGTGTACTCAGTGATTGGTTGTCCACACTGCCTCCAAGCCAAATCAACATTAAAGAAACTAGGATTGCCGGTGTGTGATGTGGACATAAATCAACAAGCAGCTCTGAGGGATCAGGTGAAGAAACTGACTGGCCGTAGCACAGTTCCTCAGATATTCTTCAACAACGTCCATGTGGGGGGTAATGACGACCTGCAAAAGCTG GCGCCAGAGGAGCTTCAGCGTTTGGTGCAAATGGTGAGAGAACAGCCAGTTCCAGCAGATGCACCTCCTTTACCTGAGGAGGGCAGTTCAGATACTACAGCGGAGAGTGGAG agtttgtgtgtgagagggatgcTTTTGCGGACTTGGTAGAGGAGTTCAAGTCCAGCGGGGTGATTGGCTGCCACAGGAAGGGCTTGAAAATGTGCAGGAACAGCTTCACAGGGCTGCAGCTGGTGGACTGGCTGCACTCAGAGAAGGGGATGG CATCGGAACTCTCTGAGATCCTGAGGAACCTCATCCTGAAACTTTATGCAGACAACCTGTCCTCTGATGGCAAG TCTGTGGACTACAAGGCCATGGCCCAGAGCTCCTTCTTTGAGCAATACTGTGAGCTGGCGGTGCAGCTGCAGCGGGTGGAGCTGGGCTCCCTCAGCCGCGAGGAGAAGCTGGCCTTCTTCATCAATGTTTACAACGCACTCGTCATCCACGGAAATGTGCGCCTGGGCGCCCCCAAGAACATGTGGCAGCGCTACCGG TTCTTTAACTACGTGAGCTACCTCATTGGAGGCGAGGTGTTCACCCTTCAGGATATTGAGAATGGAGTGTTGCGAGGCAACAGGAAGGGCGTAGCACAGATCCTGAAGCCCTTCTCAAAGAGTGACCCCAGGCTCCAG GTGGCTCTTCCTGATCCTGAGCCTCTCATTCATTTTGCTCTGAACTGTGGTGCCAAAGGCTGTCCCCCAATCAAGACTTACACACCACAG GGAATAGATAGTCAGCTACGTACTGCAGCTGAAGCTTTCCTAGAGGATGATGATGGATGCCTTGTGGACCCTGACAAAGGAGAGGTGAAGCTCAGCCAGATCTTCAAATGGTACAAGGTAGACTTTGGAGGCACAGACGAGAAG CTGCTGTCCTGGATCTTAAAGCACATGAATGACTCGCCTAAAAAGCTGAACCTGCAAAGCCTGCTGTCATCTGGGTCTATCAAAGTGACATTCATGCCCTATGATTGGTCTACCAACAGCAGAGACTGA
- the htr1fa gene encoding 5-hydroxytryptamine receptor 1F yields the protein MALSNVTGSSLPEGSEVSGSKIALSLTLSVLAVLTSAINSLVITAIIVTRKLHHPANYLICSLAVTDLLVAILVMPFSIVYIVKEHWIMGQVVCDLWLAVDITCCTCSILHLAAIAVDRYRAITDAVEYSPKRTPTRAAIMIVLVWGLSILISLPPVVWRHREKGNQTSGLEESDEQCVIKHSIALAIYSTFGAFYIPLLLILILYYRIYQAAKSLYDKRGASRISKQTMNGHVLPKRMDHGEPHSRDTLSPPEKSFTDPSMEGDHVRITARSSHRVPRRKKSIRRRHRISGSREKKAATTLGLILGAFVVCWLPFFVQEVVVNTCGHCHTSWELAHFLTWLGYLNSLINPLIYTVFNEDFKKAFQKLIKCTQSL from the coding sequence ATGGCCCTATCTAATGTCACAGGTTCATCTTTGCCTGAGGGCAGTGAAGTGTCTGGCAGTAAGATTGCCCTCTCCTTGACCCTGTCTGTGTTGGCAGTACTCACCAGTGCCATCAACTCCCTGGTCATCACTGCCATTATTGTCACTCGAAAGCTACACCACCCAGCCAACTACCTCATCTGTTCTTTGGCGGTTACTGACTTGCTGGTGGCCATCTTAGTCATGCCCTTCAGCATTGTATACATCGTCAAGGAGCACTGGATCATGGGACAGGTGGTGTGTGACCTCTGGCTGGCTGTGGACATCACCTGCTGCACCTGCTCCATCCTGCATCTGGCAGCCATTGCTGTGGACCGGTACAGGGCCATCACTGACGCAGTGGAGTACTCTCCGAAGAGAACGCCTACACGTGCAGCCATCATGATAGTCCTGGTGTGGGGGCTGTCCATCCTCATCTCCCTGCCCCCTGTCGTGTGGAGGCACCGTGAGAAAGGCAATCAGACGTCAGGCCTTGAGGAGTCAGATGAACAGTGTGTCATCAAGCACAGCATCGCCTTGGCCATCTACTCCACCTTCGGAGCCTTCTacatccctctccttctcatcctcaTCTTATACTATAGAATCTACCAAGCCGCTAAGAGTCTGTATGATAAGCGAGGTGCCAGCCGGATCAGTAAACAGACGATGAACGGGCATGTGTTGCCCAAGCGCATGGACCACGGAGAGCCACACAGCCGTGACACCCTTAGTCCTCCTGAAAAGTCCTTCACAGACCCTTCCATGGAAGGTGACCATGTTCGCATCACTGCCCGAAGCTCACACCGTGTACCCCGCCGGAAGAAGTCCATCAGGCGGCGGCATCGCATCTCCGGGAGCCGGGAGAAGAAGGCGGCCACCACTCTGGGCCTCATCCTGGGGGCGTTCGTGGTCTGCTGGCTGCCCTTCTTCGTCCAGGAGGTGGTGGTCAACACCTGTGGTCACTGTCACACATCATGGGAGTTGGCTCACTTCCTGACATGGCTGGGCTACCTGAACTCGCTTATTAACCCACTCATATACACCGTCTTCAATGAGGACTTCAAAAAGGCCTTTCAAAAGCTCATTAAGTGCACTCAGTCCCTTTGA